Proteins from a genomic interval of Rubinisphaera italica:
- a CDS encoding thiamine-phosphate kinase — translation MVEFELIEELKSLQGDDSRVNLGIGDDCAIISQRTGYETLITTDLLLDGVHFCTEIDSIKSIARKSLAVNLSDIAAMAGRPTAAFVSVVFPRNWKPQQARQLFQELVHAANEFQIPIAGGDTNTWSHSLAINISIYGETEQGKAIRRKGAQLGDQICVSGPLGGSIFGRQFTFTPRIAEALWLSKNAKVTSMIDISDGLISDLGHILNESKVGAEIFTEKIPISEDVGQFVDETPPLDHALSDGEDFELLWTMPPAELEKILKNKSCPVQIFPVGLITAVPGCHLVDERGLKRSCSLKGFVHKLDNFDP, via the coding sequence GTGGTCGAGTTTGAACTGATCGAGGAACTTAAATCATTACAGGGTGATGATAGCAGAGTCAATCTTGGAATTGGAGATGATTGTGCGATTATATCTCAGCGAACCGGTTATGAAACCCTGATCACAACCGATCTTTTGCTCGACGGTGTCCATTTTTGCACGGAAATCGACTCTATAAAATCAATTGCCCGCAAATCTCTGGCCGTCAATCTTTCCGATATTGCTGCGATGGCGGGAAGACCCACGGCTGCTTTTGTCAGTGTCGTCTTTCCCAGAAATTGGAAACCGCAGCAGGCGAGACAATTATTTCAGGAACTGGTTCACGCAGCCAATGAATTCCAGATTCCCATCGCTGGTGGCGATACAAATACCTGGTCGCATTCGCTGGCGATAAATATTTCAATTTACGGTGAAACCGAACAGGGGAAAGCAATTCGACGTAAAGGAGCCCAGCTGGGAGATCAAATCTGTGTCAGTGGTCCACTAGGCGGAAGTATTTTTGGCAGGCAATTTACATTCACTCCACGAATTGCCGAAGCACTCTGGCTCAGTAAAAATGCCAAAGTCACTTCGATGATTGATATTAGTGATGGCCTGATTTCCGATCTGGGCCACATCTTGAATGAGAGCAAAGTTGGCGCAGAGATATTTACTGAAAAAATCCCCATCTCCGAGGATGTTGGACAGTTTGTCGATGAGACTCCGCCACTCGATCACGCCTTGAGTGATGGTGAAGATTTCGAATTGCTCTGGACAATGCCACCGGCAGAGTTGGAAAAGATTCTCAAAAACAAATCCTGTCCCGTTCAGATTTTCCCAGTCGGTCTCATAACTGCCGTTCCCGGCTGTCATTTGGTTGACGAACGGGGGCTGAAAAGATCATGCTCATTGAAAGGGTTTGTCCATAAGCTGGATAATTTTGATCCCTGA